The DNA region TGCCCTACTAACTGGACAGTCAGTAACCATAGCATAGAAGAAATGCTTGCGTTCTGATTAAATCCAAAGGTGCATTCATCAGCTGAGGCAACTGACATCATTTTAATTCATATTCGAAACAGACATCCAGCGCCAAGTTGCAGTGTTATTTTTCAAGTGAGAAATACAAACAAGCAACATTAAAGCTCATATTAACCTATAGACCCTATTGCTTTTTGTTTCCATCTCAGATTTCCCCTCAAGGACAAAAAGAGGATGTGCATTTGGTTGCACAGAGTAAACAGGAAGAGAGTGTTCCGTATGTATAATGGTACCACCACACCGTCACCTATGGCCAAGCTTATGGAGACCATGGAAGGAAGAGCAGCCCAAGATATGATTAAGAGTGGTGTGTTTTCGTCACAGCACAGCACACCCTTGATCCAGCTAATTCTTTCCTCCACGATCCATCACATGGAGAGAGCCTGGTATGTGGTAACCAGCATCGCTCGCCAGTATCTTCGAGTCAGGGCGTATGACTTCGGGGAAAAAAACTACAGAGAAGCTTCAAGGCCAGAAATTACGAAGCGTGTATTTTAAGTTGGTTTTGTTCAAAGGGCAATAAAACTGCAAAGGATATGACTGGTTTCAGACGATTGGTGatagtttttacaaaatattgtagtCAATATTTAAAAGACTATTAGGACGCCAGTTGTTTAAATCATGACGGGTCCTCAACTCCTTTTAAGTTTGACCAGAGCGGACCTCATAGAATTGCTTAAAACCCCTTCAGCGAAGCGAAACAGTCATTGTATTATTAAGATGTCATTACAAAGAATATACCAAAACATTTGGTAAAATTCTACCGTGGGGCCGTTTTCACATAGACTTTTGTTTTCGTTCATTTGAAAGAGAGCATTGTACATTAGACGTGATGTATCGTATTgaaatgtaatgtaatgtaatgatATAATTAGACTTCTCGTTAACATTAAATATTTACCtgaattaattattaataacaacacTATAGCTGGGCTGGCCCTTAAGGCCCCATTATTATGCGATAAACCTCATTATGTGCGCCACCCATATGGACCTCTTATATTGCCCAAGATTGTCCATACGAATCCCAAATCCCATATGGGATAGCCAAGGTTGTTTTTCCCATGATGGCCCCCAGTATCACGTATAGGTTATCTGGGCCAACCCATATTGGACCCATATGAATCTTTGGTGCAGGATCCAGTGGGCCCTCAATTTTGGATTACCCCAAAAGAGGCCCGTATTGGTCCCATGTTGACCCATCTAGAACCCATGGGTTATCTGGGCCAGCAGGGGTTCAGGATCAGCAGGGGTCCATTATGGTTAAATCCATGACAGACCCATATCTTGGCCCATATTATAGGACCCATGGGAATGCTTCTTGGGTTATGCGTGTAGATTGATCAATCAGAGAACGAAAGCCATATAGGAATAACTAGTATACCGACAAAGTCATCTGCACGGATTGATGTTTAGAACAGTTGAGCAAATTAGGATTAAAGTTTAAGATTAAAGTTTTCGCATTAAGGCATGAGTCAAAAAGCTGTTGAAAGTTTTCCAGACAAGTAAAATGTCAAACGCCGtacacaaaaatcacaaaaataaaatgcactgtttgttttgcattgcATGCAATTGTAGCGATCGATTGGAACACCCTGTGATTGGTAACTACTCCGAACAATTtacaaaatcaataaatattCTTGGCTAGTtcgttgttattttgttgttatttgttacAGGTTTTCCTTTCTATGCCACCTACACATCTTCAAAGTTTGCCGTTGAGGGCTTCTCCGAATCCATAGCTTCAGTATTGCGTGACGCATACAATATCAGGTACACTCAATTATTTATGATTCGTATTGTTTGAAGccttgcatggtgtggatacaCAGGAAGAAACTctaaataaatagaaaacttgcgggtacaaccataattattgtgattttttatttataaaaaacaaaataaaagcttAAACTGAAGCTCTACCGCCAGTATAAGTCCAGcagtctcctgaagacgagcagagtatactgttcgaaacgtctagaccaaaccggctctttttagagccgacacactctcaaaagagattttatggttgtacccgcaagtttactttttatttgtaGTTTCTTCCTATTATTATGATTCGGTTGGAGGCTTAAAATTTAAAgagatttaaatttaaatcttttataggattaaatttaaaataaatcctacAGATTTATTTTTAGTCCAAATCGATTTAATAAGTCAACAATTATTATCCGCagagtcattttgtttttcaatcctCCGAACGATTAAAAAAGGACGCCAACTTTATGGACAGTGGACCAATCAGCGTGACGCGATTTCGTGACGTATTGCACGAACGTACAAGTACAACTCAAAACTTTGTCGGCAGCCATTAAAATAAACCGACTGTGTGTGTGCGCGCTGCTATGATGCTAGCTAACtactagtagtactagtagtactacTGCTGTCTGCTTTATGCTAAACGCGCACGTTCAATTACAAATGTAAACGTACATGAACGATGATCAGTCATTCATAGTCACACAAGTTTCTTGGGTCAGAACAGTCGGCAGTAGGGAGGCAAAACTTCAATATTTCCTGAGGTAGGTGAATCCAATCTTATGTAGGACTAGTATATCGGATAGGATATGGATAGGTTTGCAATGATTGTTTACACGACGATCATGACCTGTGGTAAAAATTATCTCGACGAAATTATGTTAATGTTATACATTTTATACAACGTCCACGTATATTTATTGTTGTATTAAAGTCAGTGTGAACATCGTTGTTAACTAAATAAACCAAACGTTAACCATTCCATGGAGAAACGTTATCATGTCCATGGCCATGACCATACTCCGCATAGACAGAGACAACGAACTTGAAGAGGAAAAGAGTGAATTTAAGACCGATTTTCACTCAGTTTCCCCCACCAACCAAGTTCATTTTTTCCCAGCGGCGACGGCGGACCAGATTTCAGCTCCCCGTTGCATATACTCTCTCTACAGTTCAAGCGGCAGTGTTTTACTGTTTGGTGTTGCTTTTGTTGGTCACCCAACATGATAATTCATATATAGATAGGACAATATTTTACAAGAGAAACGTGTCTAATTTATAGACTCTGTGctctaaaattaaaaatgaagaaagaacGATTTCGATAGGCTAGCAAATTTAAATTAGTTAGagaatcatgtttctttttaataatatatCTTGAGTGAACCCATAGTGGTATTGTTTTGcagaataaataatttaagaaaaTGTGGTCTTAAATCCTGGAAAATATAATGCACAGATTTTTTGCGAgtcgacaaaaaaaaaaacatgacacaaTTTTGTTGGACCAAATTGTCTCTAGTTAAAGCTTTGTTTGAAGTTCCATAGGCTACTACTAAAACTCGTTATAATAATGTGAGGTTTTCTTAATTTGTATCGTCTGAATGTTTCCATTTTCCTGGTGACCTGTCTTCCTTCTGGTCGCTGTTTACAGTTTTCTTCGTTCAGGCAAAGTCAAGAGATTTCAATTGTATCTGATGCAAATTCCAACATTAATAATAGTCAGATCAAGCTGGTAAgcatgtcttgtgttttttcgtTGATATATTATTCCCATGTAATACAATTAAGATACAATTAAAATTTTGCATTTGGTGGCATGGTTGCTAAGGAAAGTGATACTTTTTACGATATGGTGGGAGATACAGTTTaatacaaaactgtttttaaaaacgAGTGGTTTGTGTGCATATGGCCACCTGAGCCCTATTGCAAGAGCCTCAATAACATAAACTAGAAAATAGAGACTAACATGTTTTTTATATTCAACGATTGTGTGCTGGTCAACAGAAAAACAACCGTAAATTACAGTGACATAAACTTTACATTTAGTTAATGCTACCATTTTCCATGGTAAATGATGTGGAGGGTTTGTTAACACTAACTAACAGTCGTCTGGATGTTTTCATGTTTCAGGTGACCTTTATTCCTTAGTGTTTGCTGTTTACAGTTTCCTTCATCCAGTGATGAAGTCAAGAGGTTTCAATTGTAGCTGTTGAGGTTCAGAACATTATTCAGAACAAGCTGGTAAGTACTATTTGCCCTAGATGGAGGTTGTCTAAAATTATGTTTCCTTTACTGAAATGTAACAGTGGTCCATTTCACTAAGCAATAACATTcattgcaagacaaattgtcattattaccatgctaatttgtattgtgacatcacactttacttagcaactgcgattgatttgcagCTAAAATCAaacttagctctttgtgaaacctgGGCCTACTAATTCCACTTTAAGCCACAATGTTATTTAAATCAACTCTATCAGAAAGAACTCACATTTATTTAGAACTTGATTTCTTTGACGCAATTGCTTTTGCTATAAACAAGGAGTGAGTTTATGATAATATCATTTGAAAAACAATCACATATCCACGTATCATAGCTGAGTAATTTGAAAGTATTTAATCTTGTCACATAAACATGCGGATTCACCTATATCAAGGTCACATTCACATACAGGTCAAGGGTCacttttgtgtttgttgtattATACATACATGTTTTTGATCATGGTTATGTCGACCAGGGACAGAATTCTTCAAAGACGTTTCTTTGGGACTTAAACAGCCCACCCCTTTTTCCAAACCGGTCAAGAAAAAACTCTGCATTTCAAATGAGAACATTTCATTATCAcgagcatgttttttttttcaaatacaggAGGGGAGTAGCACACACATCGATGAAGCAATTACAAACTTGACATCTAAAGAGATACAGCAACCTGAACAACTTCCCTGAGAGAAAGCTGAAGCAGTTTGTCTTTTGTCTGGATTGCATTCCAgttagtgggggggggggtcgtcaGTAGTTGAAACTTTTGATAAGTTCATCAAATCCGTTATTTTGAGTGTGGGTCAGACTATTCTGAAAAACCAACAACTTTGGAGATCCCTGCTGCAATGAAATCCGGTTATCCAACTGATATCAAACACAATTCACAAACCTAATTTGAAGTGGCATTCCCTTGGATACAGCATACAgttttgcttaaaataaatattttgtaggAGAAAGGTAGTGCATCAGTTAATTCAAAAgcatttaacaaattgtttgtggcaatatcttttttttaaaacaagttatttGAAACAAAGCTAGTGTCGTAACTAGACTGTCCATGTTCACCCTATctaggaaacaaacaaattgttttgttttaaaataaatctctCAAAAGTGCCCAGAGGCTGTAAACAACTGGTTAACAACCACTCGAATCTTAGAATATTTGAATGAAATTGCAGATTTTACTCTTGAGTGATAAACATGTAGCCACAAAATAGAACTTTTCATGTTTATGGACAACATAGGTCAAATGTATGTCGAGGTTTATTGTCGAAACTATGTGTATTAATTAACTTGTatatttgaaaattaaattttgaaggcaaatattttaaaactgttgttttttttttactttgttttgtttttcctgctGGTTCAGAAATCGTGTTTAATGTTTTAATCCCAAGGCAGATTATAAATGAATCCGAAAAGATTGCTAGCATCTAGGTTTAAATCATTCAACGGGTGAAGGTTAAATCTGTAaagatttgaaaaaataaatccaCTGGGATTGATTAAATTAATCCTCCAAAGACTAATTGTTTAAATCTTTTGAAAGATTAATTTTAAATCCACGCTGATTGGTCCCTAACGACAATCCTTGaaagatttaaaatttaatcctgtggatttaaatttaaatcctTGTAATTTAGAGTTTATCCGAAAGAAAACTTTATCACACAATAGCCAAGGTTGAAGTTTAGATGTGGAAGAAAACCCCAGAGagttattccagggaaaacccaggCAATCAGGTAgtgactgaaaaaaaaacttagcgGAATCAGAGGTGGAAGTTTgttactaattttgtttttgtattttgttcagaGTTTCCCTCGTTGAGCCAGGACCAGTGGCGACGCCGACCGCATTGAAAGTTGCTAATGACAGGCCAACTTTCTTAGAGTCCGAAGCCGAAATGGAGAAAGTCTTCGCCATTCGCGCCATGTACCTGAGCACTCTGGCTCACGTCGTCCAGACGTCTGAGGAAATAGCTCAGTTGCATCTAGAGATAATACTTAGCGACAATCCGCATCTGCGGTACCAGACCAGTGAGTATGTGAAGGAGATGGCCGCAGCCAAGTTCAAGGATCCAACTACAGATGATGTCCTGAATGAAGTAAAACGGAGTTAGATCTAGCATTTAAATAGTGCAGGTTCAGATTGAAACTGTTTCTCATATTTTAATGCTTTCGATTAAGAATTGACCTCTTTCTcagattattttaataatttgagatattttgttattgaaaaaTAAGTACTAGtgaaaaacaattagttttagcaactgttttgttactGGTTAAAAGGAGgaagaatataattatccacgCAATTTTACCTTGTTTAAAGTTGTGTTGTTTGCCTCTTTCCTTCGTGACACAGTCCGTCATTTTGTAGAACCGCAttattttgactccacaaaatggcggaccgtttagttcacgaagtaaaaggaaatcacACAATTTCGTGCCAGAGGCCTATATACAGGCGGTATTCGAGTTGGCGGTAACAGCTCCGGTTGCGACTGTTACATGGGTGTTGCTTCGGACTGCTATTATTTAAACCAAATTAATGATAACATCGAAATGGAGGATATAGCCTTTGCTGCCAATTCGGACACATTGGAATGTTTTAATAACACGTGGTGTCCGTTtacattaataagggaatcaatgtgtggtgaagaggttttcaactagtggtttaatccaaacgaggcctggttcttgataattttaccgagacgaagtcgaggtaaattatcaagaaccaggactcggcgggtttaaaccactagttgaaaaccgattcaacacactttgattcccattcataaataccttttcggtcaaaaaacatcaacacttatggtccaaaagtaaaataaatgcacttcttataagggaatgctgtgcgcgtcgcgcgtatcgcaccgttgctctcgaccaataggaatgaagaaactgcttataagcacaggtgacagctcgcgtgtcacgcccatgtttcaacactttttactggtcataaacaaaggtttatacacacccacgtgacgcgctctccaccaataggaatagcgaaactgtctgaggtatttatgaatggataTTTAAAGGCTgtgtgatggacactattggtaattattcaaaatagttattagcataaaaccttacttggtaacgagtaattgggagctgttgataatataaaacattgtgagaaacagctccctctgaaaacatagttttcgagaagaagtaaTATTCCCCCAAGTTgtgttttccttcattattatctcgcaacttcgaccaccaagagctcaaattttcacaggcttgttattttattcatatgttgagatacaccaagtgagaaggtcTGGTAGTTATCAGTGTCGTTAAACAATGTGGAGAGACATTGTTTTCGGCACCAATTCGACATGTAGGCCTAACTTTTATTGTATGATCTTTCATGATTTTGCCTAAAAATCAGCATTATGTTAACATAAACGAAACAATGGGGTCGACATCGTACCTTCAAACCTCAAGTGGTAACCTATAATGtttattataacacacctcttgctcattctgtattctggttggctgaaacacggtcacgtggggtgAACTAAATcacgcgcgcgtgttttgcgggaagaGTGTCCGCCGGGTACTAGTCTTTGAAATAGTGGCtgctggttacagcgccctctcttgacgtgaacagtgaacagcaactacaaaacatcgtttcttttccagatttctgttattatttcaccgaggtgtgttataaaacacattattgactggcataattcgttACTAGTGTACGTCTGGTCCCTCGGGATAATAGACGTACAGTAGTAACCTCAAAGTCATGTTTGCTTTGTCACAAGGAGTGCAACTTTGACTTAAAGGAAGGATGATATGCAAAGAAAAAGAAGGAGTCGTAGAAAAATAAGAGTATGCAAAATGATAATTTTAATGATACTTTTCCAAGTTAGTTTAGTTTGTGTTTCAATTGAAGCGATAGACATGTGATATAGCTTGCATTATACCAGACATAGACGGGTAGAATGTTTCACATTGTTTTAGTACAATCTCTggacttcaaaacaaaaaactcttTCGAAAATGATGTTTGAAtaaagaaatgtaaaaaaaaaatcacaattatCCTGAAATTGAGTGGCATTGAGAGTataagaccccccccccccccccccagtgggTCAGAGTTCACAGCAGAAATATTCTTAGCACTTGGAGGAGAGCCAACAATTTGCATTCTGCACATTTCTGTGAGTTAGTCAACTAAATTATGCTTAGTCGCAAACTCAGGGTCAATTAACCGGGATTATGTCGatccggtgtcccagggaaatccCCGTAAGAGATTCTGTCTCAGTAGGAAAATAATGGCCTGTAGGAGTAGGATttaacagagggcgctataggaagaagtttgtacacagttctttgtagggggggcagaatctccgGGTACATAATCTCTGTAACAATAATCTGTGTTTACCtcccaaaagagggcgctgttgacaGTGTGATTAAAACATCGCTTCTCTACTCCCGAGCACTCCTGGGTTGATTGAGCACGAAACTTGG from Asterias rubens chromosome 7, eAstRub1.3, whole genome shotgun sequence includes:
- the LOC117293111 gene encoding retinol dehydrogenase 8-like isoform X2, which codes for MRNLKSKANLEDAAGDTLNKTLFIRELDVTKETTITSVVDEILRENGSIDILVNNAGCCILDMIDKKSLDFGQSMMDVNYWGVVRTVRAVLPAMKKQKSGRILNVTSLAGFQGFPFYATYTSSKFAVEGFSESIASVLRDAYNIRVSLVEPGPVATPTALKVANDRPTFLESEAEMEKVFAIRAMYLSTLAHVVQTSEEIAQLHLEIILSDNPHLRYQTSEYVKEMAAAKFKDPTTDDVLNEVKRS